In Silene latifolia isolate original U9 population chromosome X, ASM4854445v1, whole genome shotgun sequence, the following proteins share a genomic window:
- the LOC141619870 gene encoding uncharacterized protein LOC141619870 yields MVFKCWYQISSPTLAGGFNVKDLTAWNYSLICKWIWQLFLRGVTTRDHLINLAGSIQVTKLLFRGWTVNSKFSVQSAYGYFTNASTAGNWTAGLAQSSITPSHKIICSLAAQQQLATLDNLQRRDIPYTNRCVLCLTHGENHAHLFFICSVSSAIWQQLLTWMGISGVISSLQEELFSIGTSRYWRTAWMGTTRAATVHQLWVE; encoded by the exons ATGGTCTTTAAGTGTTGGTACCAGATTTCTTCTCCTACATTAGCAGGTGGGTTTAATGTTAAGGATCTTACTGCCTGGAATTATTCCCTCATTTGTAAATGGATTTGGCAGCTATTCCTCCGTGGTGTCA CTACAAGAGATCACTTAATCAATCTGGCTGGATCTATTCAGGTTACTAAGCTGCTTTTCCGAGGTTGGACTGTGAATTCCAAGTTTAGTGTCCAATCTGCCTATGGTTACTTTACGAATGCTTCTACTGCTGGTAATTGGACTGCTGGTCTTGCTCAGTCTAGCATTACTCCTAGTCATAAAATTATTTGCTCTCTGGCTGCTCAACAACAGTTAGCTACTCTGGATAATTTGCAGAGGAGGGACATTCCTTATACAAATAGGTGTGTCCTTTGTCTTACTCATGGGGAGAATCATGCTCATTTATTCTTCATATGTTCAGTTTCTTCTGCAATATGGCAGCAACTTCTTACTTGGATGGGTATATCCGGGGTTATTTCCTCTCTTCAGGAGGAATTGTTTTCTATTGGTACTAGTCGATATTGGCGTACTGCTTGGATGGGAACAACACGGGCTGCCACAGTTCATCAGTTGTGGGTTGAATGA
- the LOC141619872 gene encoding uncharacterized protein LOC141619872, with the protein MKISAWNVRGFNCPINSEVHTFLKDNNVDILALLETRVSSANATAIISQKFRDWVVVTNYSKHYNGRIWVLINPKSFRIVSQKISDQTNKQDSSTRVWSNLDRALVNPSWPSGFPQSFAHFSESGISDHSPIIVHITEDRKIQKRKDFAYISAKAKSAKIALIECQAKLGQNPFSASLIQEERLKLKEFITISERRHQQQIGILKDVHGVPQFGHNQVSQAFQDYYQGFFGQSSQVEPLSNRDYPGSRLSTEDSLNMAATVTLKEIKDSLFSMDINSSPGNDGFSAGFFKSAWAIIGMDFSRVVYHFFQTKHMAKQANSTVLSLIPKKAVPSSIMDYRPISCSTVFYKVISKILANRLQKVLPSLVGEERAAFVKGRSIFENVMLP; encoded by the exons ATGAAGATTTCTGCCTGGAATGTTAGGGGTTTTAACTGTCCAATTAATAGTGAGGTCCACACTTTTCTAAAGGATAATAATGTTGACATTCTTGCTCTTTTGGAAACTAGAGTCTCTAGTGCTAATGCTACTGCTATAATTAGTCAAAAATTCAGAGACTGGGTTGTTGTCACTAACTATAGTAAGCACTATAATGGGAGGATTTGGGTTCTTATTAATCCCAAGTCTTTTAGAATTGTTTCTCAGAAAATTTCAGATCAG ACTAACAAGCAAGACTCTTCTACTAGGGTTTGGTCTAATTTGGACAGGGCTCTTGTTAACCCTAGCTGGCCTTCGGGCTTTCCCCAATCTTTTGCTCATTTTAGTGAGTCAGGGATTTCTGATCATTCTCCAATTATTGTTCACATTACTGAAGATAGGAAGATTCAGAAGAG GAAGGATTTTGCTTATATCTCTGCTAAAGCTAAGTCTGCTAAAATTGCCTTGATTGAGTGTCAAGCTAAACTGGGTCAGAATCCTTTCTCTGCATCTCTTATTCAGGAGGAAAGGCTAAAGCTCAAGGAATTCATTACT ATCTCTGAAAGAAGGCATCAGCAGCAAATTGGTATACTCAAAGATGTTCATGGGGTTCCTCAGTTTGGGCATAACCAAGTCAGCCAGGCTTTTCAGGACTACTATCAAGGATTTTTTGGGCAGTCTTCTCAGGTTGAGCCTCTTTCTAATAGGGATTACCCTGGTAGCAGATTATCTACAGAAGATAGTTTAAATATGGCTGCTACAGTTACCTTAAAAGAGATTAAGGATTCTCTCTTTAGTATGGATATCAATAGTAGCCCTGGAAATGATGGGTTTTCTGCTGGCTTCTTTAAGTCAGCCTGGGCTATAATTGGCATGGATTTTAGCAGAGTTGTTTATCATTTCTTCCAAACAAAACACATGGCTAAACAGGCTAATTCTACCGTCCTTTCCCTCATCCCTAAGAAAGCTGTCCCTAGCTCTATCATGGATTATAGACCTATATCCTGTTCAACTGTGTTTTATAAAGTGATCAGCAAAATCCTGGCTAACAGACTTCAGAAAGTTCTTCCATCACTAGTTGGTGAAGAGCGAGCAGCTTTTGTTAAAGGCAGAAGTATTTTTGAAAATGTCATGTTGCCTTAG